From a single Pyxidicoccus xibeiensis genomic region:
- a CDS encoding valine--tRNA ligase translates to MTDTTELSKAYEPTEVEARRYAFWLERDYFRAEPTSDKPAFSIVLPPPNVTGSLHIGHALTATIQDILTRWKRMSGFNALWLPGTDHAGIATQMVVEKELKKTEGKSRHDLGRAKFLERVWEWKAKYGARIGEQHRFLGASLDWSRERFTMDEQSSAAVREVFVRLYEEGLMYRAQKLINWCPSCRTALSDLEVEHEEKNGSIWHIRYPVKDTERTLTVATTRPETMLGDTAVAVHPEDERYQDLIGKHVVLPLTGREIPIIADAELVDPKFGTGVVKVTPAHDFNDYQTGLRHKLPMLTILDDAARMTKETGKYAGVDRFEARKQVLADLTEQGLLEKEEPHKLSVGTCQRCSTVVEPRLSPQWFVKIEPLAKPAIEAVEQGRTKFVPESWTNTFFHWMRNIHDWCVSRQLWWGHQIPAYYCTTCSPRQGDDTDLALDAPTVKVGGVDFARAEPIVAREQPKACPKCGGASFIQDPDVLDTWFSSGLWPFSTLGWPRATPELKTFYPTSVMETGHDIIFFWVARMMMMGLHFMGDVPFRTVYLHAMVRDEKGEKMAKTKGNVIDPLDIVLGAPADKLPAMLRNKFPQGMPPFGADALRFTLASLTQQGRDIKLSVERLSGYKAFCNKLWNASRFALMNMGEFQLDSRPLTERKLTLADRWILSRLQRATTETRAALDAYGFAEAASTLYQFLWAEFCDWYIELAKGSLYGEDPEAKDSTRAVLVYSLDRILRLLHPFMPFITEEIWQKLPMSRPTDSIMIASYPEPDAALLDEAAEAEMAPVVAAIEGLRTLRGESNLPPATKVKAFIQSPDARTRELLERWRGYLMPLAGLSEVQVGAPGAKPPQAAAFVGSNLEIYVPLAGLIDLDAERDRLRKEIARAEQEAAGVLRKLENPNFVAKAPPDVVEKDRARVEELNERKAKLQDHLQRIAPEPSMPEHVPSESSTPSESNTPSTEDNRLPSAPAQVKVAPTQEEKGGVDLGQELKGEMGDSGAAPEAPDTQVQDALAKLREGTREGLSAADHHDLGVAYMSMGLVDDAMREFNRAKEGGEVREAPATVAEAAPAAEQALAKRKAAAKSKPSAPAKVQGDKLAAPAQAREPASPAKAKQSSAPAKVHGDKLAVTAAPAKKAAAPAKKASAPAKKAAGKKAEAPAKKASAKNAPAKKAAVKKAAAKKTAGKAPAKKAPAKKAAAKKGAAAKKAAGRKAPAKKAPAKKAPAKKATRAKPSARAKARR, encoded by the coding sequence ATGACCGACACCACTGAACTGTCCAAGGCCTACGAGCCGACCGAGGTCGAGGCTCGCCGCTACGCCTTCTGGCTGGAGCGCGACTACTTCCGCGCCGAGCCCACCTCCGACAAGCCCGCCTTCTCCATCGTCCTGCCGCCGCCCAACGTCACGGGCAGCCTGCACATCGGCCACGCGCTCACCGCGACCATCCAGGACATCCTCACCCGCTGGAAGCGGATGAGTGGCTTCAACGCCCTGTGGCTCCCCGGCACGGACCACGCCGGCATCGCCACGCAGATGGTGGTGGAGAAGGAGCTGAAGAAGACCGAGGGCAAGAGCCGGCACGACCTGGGCCGCGCGAAGTTCCTCGAGCGCGTCTGGGAGTGGAAGGCAAAGTACGGCGCGCGCATCGGCGAGCAGCACCGCTTCCTGGGCGCCTCGCTGGACTGGAGCCGCGAGCGCTTCACCATGGACGAGCAGTCCTCGGCCGCGGTGCGCGAGGTCTTCGTCCGCCTGTACGAAGAGGGCCTGATGTACCGGGCCCAGAAGCTCATCAACTGGTGTCCCTCGTGCCGCACCGCCCTGAGCGACCTGGAGGTGGAGCACGAGGAGAAGAACGGCTCCATCTGGCACATCCGCTACCCGGTCAAGGACACGGAGCGCACGCTCACCGTGGCCACCACGCGCCCGGAGACGATGCTGGGCGACACGGCGGTGGCCGTGCACCCGGAGGACGAGCGCTACCAGGACCTCATCGGCAAGCACGTGGTGTTGCCGCTGACGGGCCGTGAGATTCCCATCATCGCGGACGCCGAGCTGGTGGACCCGAAGTTCGGCACCGGTGTGGTGAAGGTGACGCCCGCGCACGACTTCAACGACTACCAGACGGGGCTGCGGCACAAGCTGCCGATGCTCACCATCCTCGACGACGCCGCGCGGATGACGAAGGAGACCGGCAAGTACGCCGGGGTGGACCGCTTCGAGGCGCGCAAGCAGGTGCTGGCGGACCTCACCGAGCAGGGGCTGCTGGAGAAGGAGGAGCCGCACAAGCTGTCGGTGGGCACCTGCCAGCGCTGCTCCACCGTGGTGGAGCCGCGCCTGTCTCCGCAGTGGTTCGTCAAGATCGAGCCGCTGGCGAAGCCGGCCATCGAGGCGGTGGAGCAGGGCCGCACGAAGTTCGTGCCCGAGTCCTGGACGAACACGTTCTTCCACTGGATGCGCAACATCCACGACTGGTGCGTCAGCCGCCAGCTGTGGTGGGGCCACCAGATTCCCGCGTACTACTGCACCACGTGCAGCCCCCGGCAGGGCGACGACACGGACCTGGCCCTGGATGCCCCCACGGTGAAGGTGGGCGGGGTGGACTTCGCGCGCGCGGAGCCCATCGTCGCGCGCGAGCAGCCCAAGGCCTGCCCGAAGTGCGGCGGCGCGTCCTTCATCCAGGACCCGGACGTGCTGGACACCTGGTTCTCGTCCGGGCTGTGGCCGTTCTCCACGCTGGGCTGGCCGCGCGCCACGCCCGAGCTGAAGACCTTCTACCCGACGTCCGTCATGGAGACGGGCCACGACATCATCTTCTTCTGGGTTGCCCGGATGATGATGATGGGCCTGCACTTCATGGGCGATGTGCCCTTCCGCACCGTGTACCTGCACGCGATGGTGCGCGACGAGAAGGGCGAGAAGATGGCCAAGACGAAGGGGAACGTCATCGACCCCCTGGACATCGTCCTCGGCGCCCCGGCGGACAAGCTCCCGGCGATGCTGCGGAACAAGTTCCCGCAGGGCATGCCGCCGTTCGGCGCGGACGCGCTGCGCTTCACGCTCGCGTCGCTCACCCAGCAGGGCCGGGACATCAAGCTGTCGGTGGAGCGGCTCTCCGGCTACAAGGCGTTCTGCAACAAGCTGTGGAACGCCAGCCGCTTCGCCCTGATGAACATGGGCGAGTTCCAGCTGGACTCGCGCCCGCTCACCGAGCGCAAGCTGACGCTGGCGGACCGGTGGATCCTCTCCCGGCTGCAGCGCGCCACCACGGAGACGCGCGCGGCGCTGGACGCGTACGGCTTCGCCGAGGCGGCCTCCACGCTGTACCAGTTCCTCTGGGCCGAGTTCTGCGACTGGTACATCGAGCTGGCCAAGGGCTCGCTGTACGGCGAGGACCCGGAGGCCAAGGACTCCACCCGCGCGGTGCTCGTGTACAGCCTGGACCGCATCCTGCGGCTGCTGCACCCGTTCATGCCGTTCATCACCGAGGAGATCTGGCAGAAGCTGCCGATGTCCCGGCCGACGGACAGCATCATGATTGCCTCGTACCCGGAGCCGGACGCCGCGCTGCTGGATGAGGCGGCCGAGGCGGAGATGGCGCCCGTCGTGGCCGCCATCGAGGGCCTGCGCACCCTGCGTGGCGAGAGCAACCTGCCGCCCGCCACCAAGGTGAAGGCCTTCATCCAGAGCCCGGACGCGCGCACGCGGGAGCTGCTGGAGCGCTGGCGTGGCTACCTGATGCCGCTGGCCGGCCTCTCCGAGGTGCAGGTGGGGGCCCCGGGCGCGAAGCCTCCGCAGGCCGCCGCCTTCGTCGGCTCCAACCTGGAGATCTACGTCCCGCTGGCGGGTCTCATCGACCTGGACGCGGAGCGGGACCGCCTGCGCAAGGAGATTGCCCGCGCCGAGCAGGAAGCGGCGGGGGTGCTGCGCAAGCTGGAGAACCCCAACTTCGTGGCCAAGGCGCCCCCGGACGTGGTCGAGAAGGACCGCGCCCGCGTCGAGGAGCTGAATGAGCGCAAGGCCAAGCTTCAGGACCACCTGCAACGGATTGCCCCGGAGCCTTCCATGCCCGAGCACGTGCCGTCGGAGAGCAGCACGCCGTCCGAGAGCAACACGCCGTCCACGGAGGACAACCGCCTCCCCTCAGCCCCGGCCCAGGTGAAGGTCGCCCCGACGCAGGAAGAGAAGGGCGGCGTGGACCTGGGCCAGGAGCTGAAGGGTGAGATGGGGGACTCGGGCGCCGCGCCCGAGGCTCCGGACACCCAGGTCCAGGATGCGCTCGCGAAGCTGCGCGAGGGGACCAGGGAAGGCCTGTCCGCGGCGGACCACCATGACCTCGGCGTGGCGTACATGAGCATGGGGCTCGTGGACGACGCGATGCGGGAGTTCAACCGGGCCAAGGAAGGCGGAGAAGTCCGCGAGGCCCCGGCCACTGTCGCCGAGGCGGCTCCTGCGGCCGAGCAGGCCCTGGCGAAGCGGAAGGCCGCGGCGAAGAGCAAGCCGTCCGCTCCCGCGAAGGTGCAGGGGGACAAGCTGGCTGCGCCCGCGCAGGCCCGCGAGCCCGCGAGCCCGGCGAAGGCGAAGCAGTCGTCCGCTCCCGCGAAGGTGCACGGGGACAAGCTGGCGGTGACGGCGGCTCCGGCGAAGAAGGCCGCGGCGCCCGCGAAGAAGGCTTCGGCTCCGGCGAAGAAGGCCGCCGGGAAGAAGGCCGAGGCTCCGGCGAAGAAGGCCAGCGCCAAGAACGCCCCCGCGAAGAAGGCAGCGGTGAAGAAGGCCGCCGCGAAGAAGACGGCGGGCAAGGCGCCGGCGAAGAAGGCGCCGGCGAAGAAGGCGGCCGCGAAGAAGGGTGCGGCGGCGAAGAAGGCGGCGGGCCGGAAGGCTCCCGCGAAGAAGGCTCCCGCGAAGAAGGCGCCGGCGAAGAAGGCCACCCGGGCGAAACCCTCGGCACGGGCGAAGGCCCGGCGGTAA
- the nadC gene encoding carboxylating nicotinate-nucleotide diphosphorylase — translation MQQDYLDRLISLALDEDLGAAGDVTSQALIPPDAEGSAELVAKEQLVLAGLGAFTRVFHMVDPEVEVELVRRDGEEIKPKVVAARCHGRMRSLLAAERTALNLVQRAAGIATLAQQAMTSVRGSKLKVLDTRKTPPGMRTLAKDAVRMGGASNHRFGLFDGVLIKDNHIAAVGGSVAEALRLAKAHGPRLTKIEIEVTNLKQLAEAIEGGADVVMLDNMDDAQIREAVKLTAGRVPLEVSGGVTLDRLPRLAKLGVDFVSMGALTHSARAMDLSLEITGAAKKPRKPKQA, via the coding sequence GTGCAGCAGGACTATCTCGACCGGCTCATCTCGCTCGCCCTCGATGAGGATCTCGGGGCGGCGGGAGACGTCACCTCGCAGGCCCTCATCCCTCCCGACGCGGAGGGCAGCGCGGAGCTGGTCGCCAAGGAGCAGCTGGTGCTCGCGGGACTGGGCGCGTTCACCCGTGTCTTCCACATGGTCGACCCGGAGGTCGAGGTGGAGCTGGTCCGCCGCGACGGCGAGGAGATCAAGCCGAAGGTGGTGGCCGCGCGCTGCCATGGACGGATGCGCTCGCTCCTGGCCGCGGAGCGCACCGCGCTCAACCTCGTGCAGCGCGCCGCCGGCATCGCCACCCTGGCCCAGCAGGCGATGACGTCGGTGCGGGGGTCCAAGCTGAAGGTGCTCGACACCCGCAAGACGCCGCCGGGCATGCGCACCCTCGCCAAGGATGCGGTTCGCATGGGCGGCGCGTCCAACCACCGCTTCGGCCTCTTCGATGGCGTTCTCATCAAGGACAACCACATCGCGGCGGTGGGCGGCTCCGTCGCCGAGGCCCTCCGCCTGGCCAAGGCGCACGGTCCCCGGCTGACGAAGATTGAAATCGAGGTCACCAACCTCAAGCAGCTCGCCGAGGCCATCGAGGGCGGCGCCGACGTGGTGATGCTCGACAACATGGACGACGCGCAGATTCGCGAGGCCGTGAAGCTCACGGCCGGACGGGTGCCGCTCGAGGTCTCTGGTGGCGTCACGCTGGACCGGCTGCCCCGGCTGGCGAAGCTGGGCGTGGACTTCGTGTCCATGGGCGCGCTGACGCACTCCGCGCGGGCCATGGACCTGTCGCTGGAAATCACCGGCGCCGCGAAGAAGCCTCGCAAGCCGAAGCAGGCCTAG
- a CDS encoding RNA polymerase sigma factor: protein MARGLSASELTDIYEFYAPTVYRRARALLGRDSDAWDAVQEVFCRLLESGGAFRAEARPMTYIYRVTTNVSLNLLRSRALRDVAAEESPPEDAREMPEEVEARNLLRALSRELDERALQIATLHFMDSLTQEEIVEVVGLSRKTVGRELEKVRARARELALEPRQGAHS, encoded by the coding sequence ATGGCACGAGGACTGAGCGCCTCGGAGCTCACAGATATCTACGAATTCTACGCGCCCACGGTCTACCGGCGGGCCAGGGCCCTGCTCGGCCGTGATTCGGACGCCTGGGATGCCGTGCAGGAGGTGTTCTGCCGGCTGCTGGAGTCCGGGGGCGCGTTCCGCGCGGAGGCGCGCCCCATGACCTACATCTATCGGGTCACGACCAATGTCTCCCTCAACCTGCTGCGCTCTCGCGCCTTGAGGGATGTGGCGGCTGAAGAGTCCCCGCCGGAGGACGCGAGGGAGATGCCGGAGGAAGTGGAGGCCCGCAACCTCCTGCGCGCGCTCTCGCGCGAGCTGGATGAGCGGGCCCTGCAGATTGCCACGCTCCACTTCATGGACTCGCTCACCCAGGAGGAAATCGTGGAGGTGGTGGGGCTGTCGCGAAAGACGGTGGGCCGGGAGCTGGAGAAGGTGCGCGCGCGGGCGCGCGAGCTCGCCCTGGAACCCCGGCAGGGGGCGCACTCATGA
- a CDS encoding caspase family protein, protein MMLLTLLTAALLSQSPGTQPGAEPLPRRYALLVGANQGLTADTPLRFADSDARRVFTLFRDAGGLGTQDAQLVLDADAGRVRAALEVLRARMAREAGPADQLLVYVSSHADGDSLHLSGSQLPVKELVRFMEEAPVGVAVMFIDSCRSGAATRVKGLQPVEERLVQWSAPAIQGRVIVTSSSADELSQEADDLQGSYFTHHLLAGLRGAGDVTRDGRVTLQEAYTYAYGRTVESTLLTRAGTQHPAFLFDLKGQGELVLTAPVSASSRLVITVPEPGEWVVATEEGGMVLGVFSKGTGPVMLAVPPGGYRLRVRRDTSWLETRITVPERGVATVDGPLLRQGTLVARREKGEAPPDWRGGVSLGGSVATRTARGLGAALGVQGLVVLRTPVVPGVVDALSVTAARRSSDSDALASFRQTEWELRLGLGHHFKGKEGTIVFGPEVGGLLVLQSEDGKSWSGFAPYGGVGLSAWLSLEVVSVVVTGAAGFAAFPDASGTRFAPRLGASAGLGWIF, encoded by the coding sequence ATGATGCTCCTCACGCTGCTGACCGCCGCGCTCCTGTCCCAGTCCCCCGGCACGCAGCCCGGCGCCGAGCCCCTGCCCAGGCGGTATGCCTTGCTGGTCGGCGCCAACCAGGGGCTCACGGCGGACACGCCGCTGCGCTTCGCGGACTCCGACGCGCGCCGCGTCTTCACCCTGTTCCGCGATGCGGGCGGGCTGGGGACGCAGGACGCGCAGCTCGTCCTGGACGCGGACGCGGGACGGGTGCGGGCCGCGCTGGAGGTGCTGCGCGCGCGCATGGCTCGCGAGGCCGGTCCGGCGGATCAGCTCCTGGTCTACGTGTCGAGCCATGCGGACGGGGACTCGTTGCACCTGTCCGGCAGCCAGCTCCCGGTGAAGGAGTTGGTGCGGTTCATGGAGGAGGCTCCGGTGGGCGTGGCGGTGATGTTCATCGACTCGTGCCGCTCGGGAGCCGCCACGCGCGTGAAGGGACTGCAGCCCGTGGAGGAGCGGCTCGTCCAGTGGTCCGCGCCGGCCATCCAGGGGCGCGTCATCGTCACGTCCTCGAGCGCCGACGAGCTGTCGCAGGAGGCGGATGACCTTCAAGGCTCGTACTTCACGCACCACCTGCTGGCGGGCCTGCGCGGCGCGGGAGACGTCACCCGGGATGGGCGCGTCACGCTTCAGGAGGCCTATACGTATGCGTACGGGCGGACGGTGGAGTCGACGCTGCTCACGCGCGCGGGCACCCAGCACCCGGCCTTCCTCTTCGACCTGAAGGGGCAGGGCGAGCTGGTCCTCACCGCCCCCGTCTCCGCATCGAGCCGCCTGGTCATCACCGTGCCCGAGCCGGGGGAGTGGGTGGTGGCCACGGAGGAGGGTGGCATGGTGCTGGGGGTCTTCTCCAAGGGCACCGGGCCGGTGATGCTCGCGGTTCCACCCGGTGGCTACCGGCTGCGAGTCCGGCGCGACACGTCCTGGCTGGAGACACGCATCACCGTGCCCGAGCGGGGCGTCGCGACGGTGGATGGGCCACTGCTGCGACAGGGCACGCTGGTCGCCAGGCGGGAGAAGGGCGAGGCGCCGCCGGACTGGCGCGGTGGAGTGAGCCTGGGGGGCAGCGTCGCGACCCGCACCGCGCGCGGTCTCGGCGCGGCCCTGGGGGTGCAGGGCCTGGTGGTCCTGCGGACTCCCGTGGTGCCTGGAGTCGTGGATGCGCTCTCGGTGACGGCCGCCCGGCGGTCCAGCGACTCCGATGCGCTCGCGAGCTTCCGTCAGACCGAGTGGGAGCTGCGGCTGGGGTTGGGACATCACTTCAAGGGGAAGGAGGGCACCATCGTCTTCGGGCCCGAGGTCGGAGGGCTGCTCGTCCTGCAGTCGGAGGACGGAAAGTCCTGGTCGGGCTTCGCGCCCTATGGGGGCGTGGGGTTGTCCGCCTGGCTCAGCCTGGAAGTCGTCTCGGTCGTGGTCACCGGCGCCGCGGGCTTCGCGGCGTTCCCCGATGCGTCGGGCACGCGGTTCGCGCCGCGCCTGGGAGCCAGCGCGGGCCTGGGCTGGATTTTCTGA
- a CDS encoding Ig-like domain-containing protein, which produces MSFLSVFHRFRAAPVASLGVLMLLGCGSLADGSAPSPSDEIKLDINGPRETDHVRGPLLVTVKVTGAATPDKVQLFRGNALLATLIPPFQYTWDTADEKEGVYPLKARAEWNGWTFESPLHTVVVDRTPPVVKAVWPVGHNVHVTESVAIRVTFSEPMLPSSVRMDQLMNRSYPVSAKLSEDGMSLGVPQSRSSAPNQDDASLNLEGLTDLAGNPLLEPGGPKTHSWTWKLPLFWTSAASGSEAVTDGVALALEANGNPVVAYSAKGYAESPPLPGEHLFVKRWTSEGWTRVGGLLSVGPVQASTKLRNPLLVLGSDGNPVVAFLQGREGEPGRMLQVFRWDSATWQPLGSTLNGAQQREVHGAALVMDSEGRPIVAWSDVEGLHVARWEVNQWVALGGLQRGTPGAGVVSAQPPSLAVDGAGRVVLSWAEAGSAEGAPELYLRRWTGTLWEPLGKTLKGDTGRGIREHALLLLPNGGPMVAWSEGPEPFGSWESSVYEGSLSETGWTMAAVWRSAARAEARGPALALDAEGRALVAWNDGGEGSGIYLNWFPSGSSSWSDLAVIGSGSARLSMAVSPLMGPLIAWTDGAGARVAWLNK; this is translated from the coding sequence ATGTCATTCCTGTCCGTCTTCCACCGCTTCCGCGCAGCCCCCGTTGCCTCGTTGGGGGTGCTGATGCTGCTCGGCTGTGGCTCACTCGCTGATGGCTCCGCGCCGTCCCCTTCAGACGAAATCAAGCTGGACATCAACGGTCCCCGGGAGACTGACCATGTCCGAGGCCCGCTCCTCGTCACCGTGAAGGTCACCGGTGCCGCCACGCCCGACAAGGTGCAGCTGTTCCGTGGCAATGCCTTGCTGGCCACCCTCATCCCTCCCTTCCAGTACACCTGGGACACCGCCGACGAGAAGGAAGGCGTCTACCCGCTCAAGGCCCGGGCGGAATGGAATGGGTGGACGTTCGAAAGCCCCCTCCACACCGTCGTGGTGGACCGCACGCCCCCCGTGGTGAAGGCGGTGTGGCCGGTGGGGCACAACGTGCACGTCACGGAGTCCGTCGCCATCCGCGTCACGTTCTCGGAGCCGATGCTGCCCTCGAGCGTGCGGATGGATCAGCTCATGAACAGGTCATATCCGGTATCCGCGAAGCTCTCGGAAGACGGCATGAGCCTGGGCGTGCCGCAGTCCAGGAGCTCTGCCCCCAACCAGGACGATGCCAGCCTGAACCTGGAAGGACTCACCGACCTCGCGGGGAACCCACTGCTCGAACCGGGCGGGCCCAAGACCCACTCGTGGACGTGGAAGCTCCCGCTCTTCTGGACGTCAGCGGCGAGCGGGTCCGAGGCGGTGACCGATGGCGTGGCGCTGGCGCTGGAGGCGAATGGAAACCCCGTCGTCGCCTACAGCGCGAAGGGGTACGCTGAGTCGCCGCCCCTGCCGGGAGAGCACCTGTTCGTGAAGCGATGGACCTCGGAGGGCTGGACGCGGGTGGGGGGCCTGCTGTCGGTGGGTCCGGTCCAGGCGTCCACGAAGCTGCGCAACCCCCTGCTGGTCCTCGGCTCGGACGGCAACCCCGTGGTGGCCTTCCTCCAGGGCCGCGAGGGCGAGCCCGGGCGCATGCTCCAGGTGTTCCGCTGGGACTCCGCCACCTGGCAGCCCCTCGGCTCCACGCTGAACGGCGCACAGCAGCGGGAGGTGCACGGCGCGGCGCTCGTCATGGACTCCGAAGGACGGCCCATCGTGGCGTGGAGCGACGTGGAGGGCCTCCACGTCGCGCGCTGGGAGGTGAATCAGTGGGTGGCGCTCGGAGGCCTCCAGCGGGGGACGCCTGGGGCGGGAGTCGTCTCCGCGCAACCGCCTTCGCTGGCCGTCGATGGGGCGGGACGTGTCGTCCTGTCCTGGGCCGAGGCGGGGAGCGCGGAGGGGGCGCCGGAGCTGTACCTGCGGCGGTGGACTGGCACCCTCTGGGAGCCGTTGGGGAAGACCCTCAAGGGAGACACCGGAAGGGGCATCCGGGAGCACGCGCTCCTCCTCTTGCCGAACGGCGGGCCCATGGTCGCCTGGAGCGAGGGACCTGAGCCGTTCGGCTCCTGGGAGTCATCGGTCTATGAGGGCTCCCTGTCCGAGACGGGCTGGACGATGGCGGCGGTCTGGAGGTCTGCTGCGCGGGCCGAGGCTCGTGGGCCGGCCCTGGCGCTCGATGCCGAGGGCCGTGCGCTGGTGGCCTGGAATGACGGCGGGGAGGGCTCTGGCATCTATTTGAATTGGTTTCCGTCCGGCTCCAGCTCCTGGTCAGACCTGGCGGTCATCGGGTCCGGCTCCGCGCGCCTGTCCATGGCGGTGAGTCCACTGATGGGGCCATTGATTGCCTGGACCGATGGCGCCGGCGCCCGTGTCGCCTGGCTCAACAAGTGA
- a CDS encoding alkaline phosphatase family protein, protein MIRALLLVAALAALPASARPPRLTLLITVDALGSDVLLRNRPRLQGGLGQLLTAGAFYPYARYAFAECRTAPGHATLSTGANPWRHGVIDNRWVDRATGKPVSVFADPAHPVLEVPLTPGQDSSPANLMVETLADRLRVATQERGKAVAVSLKSRAAIALAGRLGQAWWFDDGVGKFVTGTWYTKEFPTWVKELNARKLPESYFGKKWELLRPRAEYVGEDERSYEADAYGLGRTFPHPLDGGMPTPGPLFYKAFGVSPYSHDVLVEAAKAAIAGEGLGKDDVPDLLAVSISGTDLVFHEFGAYSWEMQDTLLRLDKAVGDLVAAAERAAGGRANLVIALTADHGGAAAPEQLAASGLPAQRLKPAVLAQALTQELRKQFGGDVTATLEELDVYLSGKSLEGGGKGDGAAVRRAAAAWLAKHPAVVAAVARDDLFTAPDVAGHLAPLRKGYYPERSGDVLYMLKPFHLLYTDTEGTSHGTPYAYDSQVPVVFAGKGIKPGTHLGEIDPVDVVPTLSALLEMGMPSAAEGKPLPEILTGK, encoded by the coding sequence ATGATTCGAGCCCTCCTGCTGGTGGCGGCCCTGGCCGCCCTGCCCGCCTCGGCCCGTCCGCCGCGCCTCACGCTGCTCATCACCGTGGACGCGCTCGGCAGCGACGTGCTGCTGCGCAACCGCCCCCGGCTCCAGGGCGGGCTGGGTCAGTTGCTCACCGCGGGTGCCTTCTACCCGTACGCCCGCTACGCCTTCGCCGAGTGCCGCACCGCGCCGGGCCATGCCACCCTCTCCACCGGCGCCAACCCGTGGCGCCACGGCGTCATCGACAACCGGTGGGTGGACCGGGCCACGGGCAAGCCGGTGTCGGTCTTCGCGGACCCGGCCCACCCGGTGCTGGAGGTGCCGCTGACGCCGGGGCAGGACTCCAGCCCGGCCAACCTCATGGTGGAGACGCTGGCGGACCGGCTGCGGGTGGCCACGCAGGAGCGCGGCAAGGCGGTGGCGGTGTCGCTCAAGTCGCGCGCGGCCATCGCCCTGGCCGGGCGGCTGGGCCAGGCCTGGTGGTTCGACGACGGCGTGGGGAAGTTCGTGACGGGCACCTGGTACACGAAGGAGTTCCCCACCTGGGTGAAGGAGCTGAACGCGCGCAAGCTGCCGGAGTCCTACTTCGGGAAGAAGTGGGAGCTGCTGCGGCCGCGCGCGGAGTACGTGGGCGAGGACGAGCGCAGCTACGAGGCGGACGCGTACGGGCTGGGCCGCACCTTCCCGCACCCGCTGGACGGCGGCATGCCCACGCCGGGGCCCCTCTTCTACAAGGCGTTCGGCGTGTCGCCCTACTCGCATGACGTGCTGGTGGAGGCGGCGAAGGCGGCCATCGCCGGCGAGGGGCTGGGCAAGGACGACGTGCCGGACCTGCTGGCGGTGAGCATCAGCGGGACGGACCTGGTGTTCCACGAGTTCGGCGCCTACTCGTGGGAGATGCAGGACACGCTGCTGCGGCTGGACAAGGCGGTGGGAGACCTGGTCGCCGCGGCCGAGCGCGCGGCCGGGGGCCGGGCCAACCTGGTCATCGCGCTGACGGCGGACCACGGCGGGGCGGCGGCGCCCGAGCAGCTCGCGGCCTCTGGCCTGCCGGCGCAGCGGCTGAAGCCGGCCGTGCTGGCGCAGGCGCTGACGCAGGAGCTGCGCAAGCAGTTCGGCGGGGACGTGACGGCGACGCTGGAGGAGCTGGACGTGTACCTGAGCGGCAAGTCGCTGGAGGGCGGCGGCAAGGGAGACGGCGCGGCGGTGCGGCGCGCGGCGGCGGCCTGGCTGGCGAAGCACCCGGCGGTGGTGGCGGCGGTGGCCCGGGACGACCTGTTCACCGCGCCGGACGTGGCGGGGCACCTGGCGCCGCTGCGCAAGGGCTACTACCCGGAGCGCAGCGGCGACGTGCTGTACATGCTCAAGCCCTTCCACCTGCTCTACACGGACACCGAGGGCACCAGCCACGGCACGCCGTACGCGTACGACTCGCAGGTGCCCGTGGTGTTCGCGGGCAAGGGCATCAAGCCGGGGACGCACCTGGGAGAAATCGACCCCGTGGACGTGGTGCCCACGCTGTCCGCGCTGCTGGAGATGGGCATGCCCTCGGCGGCGGAGGGCAAGCCCCTTCCGGAGATTCTCACCGGGAAGTGA
- a CDS encoding acyl-CoA thioesterase, with protein sequence MVEARLRVIYGDTDQMGVVYYANYFRYFEFARSEYFRARGGSYAELERSGLLLPVVEASCQYKASARYDDLLVIQASVSELRRASIVFTYELFRDGEPRTLLCTGRTLHACVGRDGKPTRLPDAITRLMKPPEPS encoded by the coding sequence ATGGTCGAGGCCCGACTTCGCGTCATCTACGGCGACACGGACCAGATGGGTGTCGTCTACTACGCGAACTACTTCCGCTACTTCGAGTTCGCCCGCAGCGAGTACTTCCGCGCGCGCGGCGGCAGCTATGCCGAGCTGGAGCGCTCCGGCCTGTTGCTGCCCGTCGTGGAGGCGAGCTGCCAGTACAAGGCCTCCGCGCGCTATGACGACCTGCTCGTCATCCAGGCCTCGGTGAGCGAGTTGCGCCGGGCCTCCATCGTGTTCACCTACGAGCTATTCCGCGACGGTGAGCCGCGCACCCTGCTGTGCACCGGACGTACCCTGCATGCCTGCGTGGGGCGCGACGGCAAGCCCACCCGGCTGCCGGACGCCATCACCCGGCTGATGAAACCCCCGGAGCCCTCCTGA